A single window of uncultured Pseudodesulfovibrio sp. DNA harbors:
- a CDS encoding MGMT family protein — MSSSPFTLKVIKIIRSIPHGKVATYGGIATMAGNRRAARQVARILHSCSRKEGLPWHRVLNREGRISLARQQGYEDQKELLVNEGILFDASDRINLDDFLWYKKIV; from the coding sequence ATGTCGTCATCGCCATTTACGTTGAAAGTCATAAAAATCATCCGTTCGATACCTCATGGAAAGGTTGCTACGTATGGTGGGATTGCCACCATGGCTGGTAATCGTCGAGCGGCCCGACAGGTTGCTCGTATTCTCCACTCCTGCTCTCGAAAGGAAGGACTTCCCTGGCACAGGGTACTCAACAGGGAAGGTCGTATCTCCCTCGCTCGTCAGCAGGGGTATGAGGACCAAAAAGAATTACTTGTAAATGAAGGTATCTTATTCGACGCGTCGGACAGAATAAATCTCGACGATTTTCTGTGGTATAAGAAAATAGTCTGA
- a CDS encoding adenylate/guanylate cyclase domain-containing protein, protein MPSFLKNAFKKDQLILLVAGVSITIVMVLLFLSQPQFLYLLELKIYDHYIKEYHGPVSTNIPVIIDLDEKSLAEKGQWPWPRYRVAMLMKYLQAYGAAAIASDIIFVEPDRTSPINIKKDVKRDLDLNISFKGLPVDFDDYDALLAANLKTGPFVLGIDFIASAKNQRNVSQERPQCTVKPAKVAVLAPPGSMAPLDAIPQAEDMICPIPILAEAAARSGFITISPDADSVYRRVPLLFSCKGNIYPSLALASLMQATGINSMILKMSSLGVESIKLKGMVIPTDHHGRMLINYRGTMKTFEYISAADVLDRKLPNGALQGRIALIGTSASGLKDLRPTPLDPGAPGVETHATIIDNILSKQFISIPDWTKGIEFSGMVLAGLVTTFLLMWARASWIVLPLIGLSYAMWYGSILLYQEQNYFISPMYSYLTLAVTFASLTILKFWREEHAKKFIHGAFAHYLSPSVISQIMDNPDALSLEGQEKDITIQFSDVRGFTSLSEKLSPTQVTDLLHDYLTPMTRIITENEGTLDKFIGDAVMAFWNAPLDVENHQDKALIAAINQLDRLEQLNDEFMKKYGFTIAVGIGIHSGPVRVGNMGSADLFDYTLIGDNVNLASRLEGLTKYYGQKLVVSQDVINACKEGYYCRILDNVRVKGKKESVTIYTVYKQKEALERKDELALYQTAYDAYTNKKFEEAKKLFIKLKGTGKDQLLYDLYIKRCAHLIEVPPESDWDGVFNHKTK, encoded by the coding sequence ATGCCGTCATTTCTTAAAAATGCATTTAAAAAAGATCAGCTCATCCTTCTTGTCGCCGGAGTGAGTATTACTATTGTCATGGTCCTCCTCTTTCTCAGTCAGCCTCAATTCCTCTACTTACTGGAATTAAAGATATATGATCATTATATAAAAGAATATCATGGACCAGTTTCAACCAATATCCCTGTTATCATCGACCTTGATGAAAAAAGCTTGGCTGAAAAAGGCCAATGGCCCTGGCCAAGATATCGTGTAGCCATGCTCATGAAATATCTGCAGGCATACGGTGCAGCAGCCATTGCTTCAGATATTATTTTTGTTGAACCAGACCGGACATCGCCCATAAACATCAAAAAAGATGTAAAAAGGGATTTGGACCTCAATATTAGTTTCAAAGGATTACCCGTTGATTTTGATGACTACGATGCATTATTGGCGGCCAATCTCAAAACAGGACCTTTCGTTCTTGGCATTGATTTTATCGCAAGCGCTAAAAATCAGCGAAATGTTTCTCAAGAGCGACCCCAATGTACTGTCAAACCCGCCAAGGTTGCAGTCCTCGCCCCTCCTGGTTCTATGGCTCCGCTTGATGCCATTCCTCAGGCAGAGGATATGATCTGTCCCATTCCGATATTAGCAGAGGCCGCTGCACGAAGTGGGTTCATTACAATTTCCCCTGATGCAGATTCAGTCTACAGGCGCGTGCCTCTCCTCTTCAGTTGCAAAGGAAATATCTATCCCAGTCTTGCTCTGGCCTCGCTCATGCAGGCAACCGGCATAAATAGCATGATTCTAAAAATGTCCTCGTTAGGCGTAGAATCGATCAAACTCAAAGGAATGGTTATCCCAACAGACCATCATGGACGAATGTTGATCAACTATCGCGGTACAATGAAAACATTTGAGTATATAAGCGCCGCTGACGTTCTTGACAGGAAACTCCCTAACGGAGCACTTCAAGGGCGGATTGCTCTGATCGGGACGTCTGCTTCAGGACTGAAGGATTTGCGCCCTACACCACTTGATCCGGGCGCTCCAGGGGTAGAAACCCATGCAACAATCATCGATAATATTTTATCAAAGCAATTTATTTCCATCCCGGACTGGACGAAAGGAATTGAGTTTTCCGGCATGGTACTAGCGGGGCTTGTCACGACCTTTCTCCTCATGTGGGCCCGAGCTTCCTGGATAGTACTCCCTCTGATAGGCCTAAGTTATGCGATGTGGTATGGATCAATTCTCCTTTATCAAGAACAAAACTACTTCATATCCCCCATGTATTCCTATCTTACTTTGGCTGTAACATTCGCTTCTTTGACCATTCTAAAATTCTGGCGAGAAGAACATGCCAAAAAATTCATTCATGGAGCGTTTGCCCATTATCTGTCTCCATCAGTTATTTCTCAAATAATGGACAATCCAGATGCCTTATCTCTGGAAGGTCAGGAAAAAGACATAACTATTCAATTCTCAGATGTTCGTGGTTTCACCTCACTATCGGAAAAACTTTCTCCGACACAAGTGACAGACCTTTTGCATGATTACCTGACGCCAATGACTCGAATCATTACAGAAAATGAGGGGACACTGGACAAGTTCATCGGTGATGCGGTCATGGCTTTCTGGAACGCACCACTTGATGTGGAAAATCATCAAGATAAAGCATTAATAGCCGCAATTAATCAACTGGACCGTCTGGAACAATTGAACGATGAATTCATGAAAAAATATGGATTTACCATCGCCGTAGGCATTGGTATTCACTCGGGTCCTGTGCGAGTCGGGAATATGGGGTCCGCAGATTTATTCGATTACACACTCATTGGTGACAATGTAAATCTAGCTTCACGTCTTGAAGGATTGACCAAATATTACGGTCAAAAGCTGGTGGTCAGTCAAGACGTAATCAATGCCTGTAAAGAAGGATATTACTGTCGAATACTCGATAATGTTCGAGTAAAAGGCAAAAAAGAATCAGTCACTATCTATACGGTTTACAAACAAAAAGAAGCCTTAGAACGTAAGGACGAACTCGCTCTATATCAAACAGCTTATGATGCATATACAAACAAAAAGTTCGAGGAAGCCAAAAAACTGTTTATAAAACTCAAAGGAACAGGGAAAGATCAATTATTGTACGATCTGTACATCAAACGATGTGCACACCTCATAGAGGTCCCTCCTGAATCCGATTGGGATGGTGTATTCAATCACAAAACAAAATAA
- a CDS encoding FAD-dependent oxidoreductase has protein sequence MNYVIVGNGVSAIGAIEGIRQHDTKGAITVISDEAVPTYGRPLISYYLSDKIKFETLPFRPEEFYKNNGIEMRLGSRVLSIDTNDKIVTLDSGDTVPYGKLLLATGGTPVKPNLPGIDGPGVHNFTTVAHAETLKELVDKVKRVVVIGAGLIALKAAEGFAEKGVEVTIVVRSRIMRTYFDETAGELIVDHLEKNGIKFMQGTGTKEIVRYNDGTIKGVETDKGLVDADVVIVAAGVRPNMGLAAQAGLITNQGIRVNDFLATSDPDIFAAGDVAEAKDLLTGEYTVRPIWPNAYTQGRYAGLNMAGADAPYTGGMSMNSITYYGLPTISVGETNLADEDGYETTIHLDRENSIYRKLIFKENVLAGCILIGDIDAAGFYTSFIKNGFELDNAAKERLMEGDPSPALWPDSFIEGMMNNP, from the coding sequence GAGGCTGTGCCGACATATGGACGTCCGCTGATCTCCTATTACCTTTCAGATAAGATAAAATTCGAAACATTACCATTTCGTCCAGAAGAATTTTATAAAAATAACGGGATTGAAATGCGGCTCGGATCACGGGTGTTGTCCATTGATACCAATGATAAAATTGTGACCTTGGACAGTGGGGATACTGTACCGTATGGCAAATTACTGCTTGCTACAGGGGGGACACCCGTCAAGCCGAACCTCCCTGGAATTGATGGACCGGGGGTCCACAATTTTACAACTGTCGCTCATGCGGAGACACTCAAGGAATTGGTGGACAAAGTTAAGAGGGTTGTTGTCATTGGTGCTGGACTGATCGCTTTGAAAGCTGCCGAAGGCTTTGCCGAAAAGGGTGTAGAAGTCACCATTGTTGTTCGTTCCCGTATAATGCGCACCTATTTTGATGAAACGGCAGGAGAGTTAATTGTCGATCATCTTGAAAAGAATGGTATTAAATTTATGCAAGGGACCGGCACCAAGGAAATTGTTCGGTACAATGACGGAACTATTAAAGGTGTAGAAACCGACAAGGGGCTTGTCGATGCAGATGTGGTCATTGTGGCTGCCGGTGTACGTCCGAATATGGGACTGGCTGCACAGGCTGGATTAATTACAAATCAGGGTATTCGGGTTAATGATTTCCTTGCAACAAGCGATCCTGATATTTTTGCTGCGGGCGATGTTGCTGAAGCCAAGGATCTACTGACCGGTGAATATACCGTGCGTCCCATCTGGCCTAATGCGTACACTCAGGGACGATATGCTGGGTTGAATATGGCTGGGGCGGATGCCCCTTACACAGGTGGCATGTCAATGAACTCTATTACGTATTACGGTTTGCCGACGATTTCTGTTGGTGAAACAAATCTGGCAGATGAGGATGGGTATGAGACAACCATTCATTTGGATCGAGAAAACTCAATTTACCGAAAGCTCATATTCAAAGAAAATGTTTTGGCTGGTTGTATTTTGATCGGTGACATTGATGCTGCCGGTTTTTATACTAGCTTTATCAAAAATGGTTTTGAACTGGATAATGCCGCCAAGGAACGTCTTATGGAAGGCGACCCGTCTCCTGCCCTGTGGCCTGACAGTTTTATTGAAGGTATGATGAATAACCCCTAA
- a CDS encoding ferredoxin has protein sequence MSIVIDPDECIGCESCVEICPEVFEMDDDGEKAIVIKEDSTADCVDEAIETCPNEAISK, from the coding sequence ATGAGTATTGTTATTGATCCTGATGAATGCATCGGCTGTGAATCTTGTGTTGAGATTTGTCCAGAAGTTTTTGAAATGGATGACGACGGTGAAAAGGCTATCGTGATCAAAGAAGATTCTACTGCTGATTGCGTGGATGAAGCTATTGAAACATGTCCTAATGAAGCTATCTCCAAGTAA
- a CDS encoding DUF1499 domain-containing protein, which produces MKQIQIRSILCILAVISLCACASKAPEMGMHNGTFAVCGETNDCVSSQATNPKNKIAPIIAHGDSEIVMVDLGNAIESIFGGKVLLVEDNYLRAEFKSSVMRTMDDAEFFYDQHAGIIHVHAISRGDFLDFGGNRDRIEELRQIFEKSQ; this is translated from the coding sequence ATGAAACAAATACAAATTCGCTCTATTCTCTGTATTTTGGCCGTAATTTCATTGTGTGCTTGCGCCAGTAAAGCCCCTGAAATGGGAATGCACAATGGCACATTTGCCGTATGCGGCGAAACAAATGACTGCGTTTCATCACAAGCCACTAATCCCAAAAATAAAATTGCTCCAATTATAGCCCATGGAGATTCTGAAATTGTCATGGTTGATTTGGGCAACGCAATTGAGTCCATATTCGGGGGTAAAGTCTTGCTCGTTGAGGACAATTATCTTCGTGCTGAATTCAAAAGCTCAGTCATGCGTACCATGGACGATGCTGAATTCTTCTATGATCAGCATGCGGGAATAATTCACGTTCACGCAATCTCACGTGGAGACTTTTTGGATTTTGGCGGAAATAGAGATCGTATTGAAGAATTACGACAAATTTTTGAGAAATCACAATAG